In one window of Arcobacter sp. CECT 8983 DNA:
- a CDS encoding B12-binding domain-containing protein → MNINKRKKVYEALKRHSFEITMDLEEQIRNSKLPMIKDTLHIIHESEIHYIIKYHFKMILVAFYFEKATFFLEYQLWLYRVYFFKEVNLDFFIFLNRLFEEVCKKYILKKDCLEIESLSNELENEHENLKKEASYKRYILEDTQAEDFAKNLIIGNNHYITDFFNKKVSNINEFLEIYNTTISNAMKYVGFKWEANEISVAKEHIATNTLEEVILSIIENLKESEDKDKHIFLTAAPHEYHGLAIKIAALVYRKLGYKVTSLGTSMPTKEIKKAIMEFKPDYIIFSATLKASLIDIALIIDEIKKDKKIFPQNLVIGIAGAAFENIINPSKLFKTDFYLNKLEEI, encoded by the coding sequence ATGAATATAAATAAACGGAAAAAAGTTTATGAAGCTTTAAAAAGACACTCTTTTGAAATAACAATGGATTTAGAAGAACAAATAAGAAATTCAAAATTGCCAATGATAAAAGATACTTTACATATAATACATGAAAGTGAGATACATTACATAATAAAATATCACTTTAAAATGATTTTAGTAGCTTTTTATTTTGAAAAAGCTACTTTTTTCTTAGAGTATCAGCTTTGGCTTTATAGAGTCTATTTTTTTAAAGAAGTTAATTTAGATTTTTTTATTTTCTTAAATAGACTTTTTGAAGAAGTATGTAAAAAATATATACTTAAAAAAGATTGTCTTGAAATTGAATCATTGTCAAATGAACTTGAAAATGAACATGAAAATCTAAAGAAAGAAGCTTCATATAAAAGATATATTCTAGAAGATACGCAAGCTGAGGATTTTGCAAAAAATCTAATAATTGGAAATAATCATTATATAACAGATTTTTTTAATAAAAAAGTCTCAAATATTAATGAATTTCTAGAAATTTATAACACTACAATATCAAATGCAATGAAATATGTTGGGTTTAAATGGGAAGCAAATGAAATCTCAGTTGCTAAAGAACATATAGCAACAAATACATTAGAAGAGGTAATTTTAAGTATTATTGAGAATTTAAAGGAGTCTGAAGATAAAGATAAACATATCTTTTTAACAGCAGCACCCCATGAATATCATGGACTTGCTATAAAAATAGCAGCATTAGTATATAGAAAACTTGGATATAAAGTCACTTCTTTAGGAACAAGTATGCCAACAAAAGAAATAAAAAAAGCAATTATGGAGTTTAAACCTGATTACATTATTTTTTCTGCTACTTTAAAGGCAAGTTTGATCGATATAGCTTTAATTATTGATGAAATAAAAAAAGATAAAAAGATCTTTCCTCAAAACTTAGTAATAGGAATTGCAGGGGCTGCTTTCGAAAATATTATAAATCCTTCAAAACTTTTTAAAACAGATTTTTATTTAAATAAGTTAGAAGAGATTTAA
- a CDS encoding bifunctional diguanylate cyclase/phosphodiesterase: MNLVNLIVQNNNTKDSYKKLLKLRDYEINKMFILCEEPCTLNGKLSIIDIEDKQGVLNLSNISFKEEGVFILISPFSQKQIQVPKEFLNQKIFYLTKPIDIFKFDTILKDSSKQTNKGKYLKSIEKTIIDAVDNTSLSIAIYNNKGFLVYANTLYKKSNKIENKKIFHFDDIKNCEIDFTSIIQNLKTKEIYTIQKKQNNQWFKSFFYKTSGKNIVHFCMNNTKEKEYIENLKRSAKFFEHSNEGVLITDNENKIITINDAFCKITGYTKDEVIGKTPKILRSGVHEKYFYENLWDSLIHLGSWQGEIWNRRKNGEVYPEWLSITKVIDKNTNELNYMAIFTDISSLKETDKKLQFYANHDHLTGLLNKAQFENMLNKTIAKAVRNTRKFALLFIDLDNFKQVNDTAGHDIGDLVLKELSSRFQKILRKEDIIARIGGDEFNVIIDNITELSDVILISKKLNDEINKPFLIKNKTFYLSLSIGISIFPTHGLNASDLSKNADSAMYEVKKNGRNSVMVYNKTMTEDLMEKVSLYTDLKEVTKHKKFELYYQLVVDTKKENVIGAEALIRWKHPEKGFISPEVFIESAEHHGFIEEIGEFVLKKACESLPTLLNKFGKDFVLSVNVSAQELIVKNYFEKVKTILNDFNISSKNIELEITETSVMKDSEKAIEVLKKLKKEGLSIAIDDFGTGYSSLSYLKKLPVNKIKIDKSFILDMINDNDDNDMVKAIVNIANIFKYEIQAEGVETLEHTKLLKKLNVDVAQGYYYCKPSPIEYIIQNDWSFKNEYK, from the coding sequence ATGAATCTTGTTAATTTGATAGTACAAAATAATAATACTAAAGATAGCTATAAAAAATTATTGAAATTAAGAGATTATGAAATTAATAAAATGTTTATACTATGTGAGGAACCTTGTACATTAAATGGGAAGCTCTCAATAATTGATATAGAAGATAAACAAGGAGTATTAAATTTATCAAATATTAGTTTTAAAGAAGAAGGAGTTTTTATACTTATCTCTCCTTTTTCTCAAAAACAAATTCAGGTACCAAAAGAGTTTCTAAATCAAAAAATTTTTTATTTAACAAAACCTATAGATATATTTAAATTTGATACCATATTAAAAGATTCATCAAAACAAACAAATAAAGGTAAATATTTAAAGAGTATAGAAAAGACAATAATTGATGCAGTTGATAATACTTCATTAAGTATTGCTATATACAATAACAAAGGTTTTTTAGTTTATGCAAACACTCTTTACAAAAAGTCAAATAAAATTGAAAATAAGAAAATATTTCATTTTGATGATATAAAAAACTGTGAAATAGATTTTACTTCAATTATTCAAAACCTGAAAACAAAAGAGATTTATACTATACAGAAAAAGCAAAATAATCAATGGTTTAAATCTTTTTTTTATAAGACCTCTGGAAAAAATATTGTTCATTTTTGTATGAACAATACTAAAGAAAAAGAGTATATAGAAAACTTAAAAAGATCAGCAAAGTTTTTTGAACATAGTAATGAAGGTGTTTTAATAACAGATAATGAGAATAAGATAATAACTATTAACGATGCCTTTTGTAAAATAACGGGATATACCAAAGATGAGGTTATAGGTAAAACTCCAAAGATATTGAGATCAGGAGTACATGAAAAATATTTCTATGAAAATTTATGGGATTCTCTAATACATCTTGGTTCATGGCAAGGAGAAATCTGGAACAGACGAAAAAATGGGGAAGTTTATCCAGAATGGTTATCTATCACAAAGGTAATAGATAAAAATACAAATGAGTTAAACTATATGGCAATTTTTACTGATATTTCTTCTTTAAAAGAGACAGATAAAAAACTTCAATTTTATGCAAACCATGACCATTTGACTGGACTTTTAAATAAAGCGCAGTTTGAAAATATGTTAAATAAAACAATAGCAAAAGCAGTGCGAAATACTAGAAAATTTGCTTTATTGTTTATTGATTTAGACAATTTCAAACAAGTAAATGACACAGCAGGTCATGATATAGGAGACTTAGTATTAAAAGAGCTTTCTTCACGTTTTCAAAAAATCCTAAGAAAAGAAGATATTATTGCAAGAATAGGTGGAGATGAATTTAATGTAATAATTGACAATATCACAGAATTAAGTGATGTTATTTTAATTTCTAAAAAATTAAATGATGAAATAAATAAGCCATTTTTAATAAAGAATAAAACATTTTATCTCTCTTTATCTATAGGAATTTCCATTTTCCCAACTCATGGGTTAAATGCAAGTGATTTATCAAAGAATGCAGATTCAGCAATGTATGAAGTGAAAAAAAATGGAAGAAACTCTGTAATGGTTTATAATAAAACTATGACAGAAGATTTGATGGAAAAAGTATCCTTATATACAGATTTAAAAGAAGTAACTAAACATAAAAAATTTGAATTATATTATCAGTTAGTGGTAGATACAAAAAAAGAGAATGTAATAGGAGCTGAAGCACTAATTAGATGGAAACATCCTGAAAAAGGATTTATTAGTCCTGAGGTTTTTATTGAATCTGCAGAACATCATGGTTTTATAGAAGAGATTGGTGAGTTTGTATTAAAAAAAGCTTGTGAGAGCCTACCTACTTTATTAAATAAATTTGGTAAAGATTTTGTATTAAGTGTAAATGTCTCTGCACAAGAATTGATTGTGAAAAATTATTTTGAAAAAGTGAAGACTATATTAAATGATTTTAATATTTCTTCCAAAAACATTGAATTAGAAATTACAGAAACATCAGTAATGAAAGATAGTGAAAAAGCAATAGAAGTACTTAAAAAGCTTAAAAAAGAAGGTTTAAGTATTGCAATAGATGATTTTGGTACAGGTTACTCTTCTTTGAGTTATTTAAAAAAGCTTCCCGTTAATAAAATTAAGATAGATAAATCATTTATTTTAGATATGATAAATGATAATGATGATAATGATATGGTAAAAGCAATAGTTAATATTGCAAATATATTTAAATATGAAATACAAGCTGAAGGTGTTGAAACTTTAGAACATACAAAACTATTAAAAAAACTTAATGTTGATGTTGCACAAGGTTATTATTACTGTAAGCCTAGTCCAATCGAATATATTATCCAAAATGATTGGAGTTTTAAAAATGAATATAAATAA
- a CDS encoding CheR family methyltransferase, with amino-acid sequence MSKDDLVVVGIGSSAGGLEALQTMLSNLGEVDNCAFVIAQHLSPTHKSMMVDLLSRTTNIPVIEVKNALKIKAKTIYMTPENTDICVKNGKLFLKTLEQSFGPKPSVNYFFSSLARDFKENAIGIILSGTGSDGAHGIRAIKAEGGITIAQAPTTAKYDGMPFSAINTGKVDLVVSIEKLGSEISDIVASLDEKLELSVNDRILQQIYRLLFNEFGVDFSLYKKNTLIRRIERRLAALKLKSLQEYIKILSDSNDELNNLYHDILIGVTAFFRDKEAFEKLEAQIKTIMSKKEQGEEIRFWSIGCSTGEEAYSVAILLSEILKEKISKYKIKIFATDIDDESLKIARTGIYPETSFEGVDKEIIKKYFTVQKNHFEIKKSLRELVIFSKHNIISDSPFLRLDLITCRNMLIYFSNDLQNKFFPIIHYALRDNGILFLGKSESIGQHIDLFSLIDKSSKIFKAQFTGIKEPPKLYNYSSGYKKAELIESNSLKIRNEEEFLESVVTDALKEVLLKSCVVVNSSNDIVYIKGDIPYIKPREGKISNNIFKLLNDDISLDLRNALNKSSKGKTVQTTQFRSVILFEDIVRYVRLIVTPIKDEKSDDWLYTIFFQSEESHDIKENIVYEGNENELIQKLTQELDSTKSHLQNVIEELETSYEEMQSLNEELQSSNEELQSSNEELETTNEELQSTNEELQTAYSELRVLYEDKDKRAKQLEELTSKLGNKTEEYRKQKEITELILNTAPIAITMVDNHGKLTFANDFALELFDISKSEILNRTYDSKEWKIKTFSGEDFLEEELPFFVIKRTFEPIYNVNQSIQRGNKRIFLSVSGSPQFDFDGNFQGAVFCIENLTENHTLQNNISQYEQRLSHKNKNLFENSSLSLFETSLLDINSSIRNLLGELSLQLNSIEGNEKELTLGNKKINLISSILEEKINFYTNDIHFKEESLFNSVNSFLNSFDNEIIYCKNRVKNHSEKIVGVKKLYENMYGIFDFYVKLSTGLGLNTVSLELSEKDVKGISYLVIKSNIKINTKDEISFLNKLLEVFSFKFDYSYKEQLTISIQI; translated from the coding sequence ATGTCAAAAGACGATTTAGTAGTTGTTGGAATTGGTTCAAGTGCAGGAGGTTTGGAAGCTTTACAAACTATGCTTTCAAATTTAGGTGAAGTTGACAATTGTGCTTTTGTAATTGCACAACATTTAAGTCCTACCCATAAAAGTATGATGGTTGACTTGTTATCAAGAACTACAAATATTCCAGTAATTGAAGTAAAAAATGCTCTTAAAATTAAAGCAAAAACTATTTATATGACTCCTGAAAATACTGATATATGTGTAAAAAATGGTAAATTATTTTTAAAAACACTTGAACAATCCTTTGGTCCTAAACCTTCAGTAAACTATTTCTTTTCATCTTTAGCAAGAGACTTTAAAGAGAATGCAATAGGAATTATTCTTTCTGGAACAGGAAGTGATGGAGCCCATGGAATTAGAGCTATAAAAGCAGAAGGTGGAATAACAATAGCCCAAGCTCCAACAACTGCAAAATATGATGGTATGCCTTTTTCGGCAATTAATACAGGAAAAGTTGACCTTGTCGTTTCTATTGAAAAATTAGGTTCAGAGATAAGTGATATAGTAGCATCTTTAGATGAAAAACTAGAGTTATCAGTAAATGATAGAATTTTACAGCAAATTTATAGATTACTTTTTAATGAATTTGGTGTTGACTTCTCTTTATATAAAAAAAATACTTTAATAAGAAGAATAGAAAGAAGATTAGCAGCTTTAAAGCTTAAATCTTTGCAAGAGTATATTAAAATATTATCTGATTCAAATGATGAACTAAACAATCTTTATCATGATATCTTAATTGGAGTAACTGCATTTTTTAGAGATAAAGAAGCATTTGAAAAATTAGAAGCTCAGATTAAAACAATTATGTCTAAAAAAGAGCAAGGTGAAGAGATAAGATTTTGGTCAATTGGTTGTTCAACAGGAGAAGAAGCATATTCTGTAGCTATTCTTTTATCAGAAATTCTAAAAGAGAAAATATCTAAGTACAAAATTAAAATCTTTGCAACGGATATAGATGATGAATCTTTAAAAATAGCAAGAACTGGTATTTATCCAGAAACTTCATTTGAAGGTGTAGATAAAGAGATAATAAAAAAATATTTTACTGTACAAAAGAATCATTTTGAGATAAAAAAATCACTTCGAGAATTAGTAATATTTTCTAAACACAATATTATTAGTGACTCACCTTTTTTAAGACTTGATTTAATAACCTGTAGAAATATGCTTATATATTTTAGTAATGATTTGCAAAATAAATTCTTTCCAATTATTCATTATGCACTTCGTGACAATGGAATATTATTTCTAGGAAAATCAGAATCAATTGGACAACATATTGATTTATTTAGTTTAATTGATAAATCATCAAAAATTTTTAAAGCACAGTTTACTGGAATAAAAGAACCTCCAAAACTGTATAACTATTCTTCTGGCTATAAAAAAGCCGAACTAATTGAAAGTAATAGTTTAAAAATAAGAAATGAAGAAGAATTTTTAGAAAGTGTTGTTACTGATGCTTTAAAAGAAGTTTTATTAAAAAGTTGTGTAGTAGTAAACTCTTCGAATGATATTGTTTATATAAAAGGTGATATTCCTTATATAAAACCAAGAGAAGGAAAGATAAGTAATAATATTTTCAAATTGTTAAATGATGATATTTCCTTAGATTTAAGAAATGCCTTAAACAAATCATCAAAGGGAAAAACTGTACAAACAACTCAATTTAGATCAGTAATTCTTTTTGAAGATATTGTTAGATACGTAAGACTTATAGTAACTCCAATTAAAGATGAAAAAAGTGATGATTGGTTATATACTATATTTTTCCAGTCAGAAGAGTCTCATGATATAAAGGAAAATATAGTTTATGAAGGTAATGAAAATGAGTTAATTCAAAAGCTAACACAAGAATTAGATAGTACAAAATCACATTTACAAAATGTTATTGAAGAGTTAGAAACTTCATATGAAGAGATGCAAAGTTTAAATGAAGAATTACAAAGTTCAAACGAGGAGCTACAAAGTTCAAATGAAGAATTAGAAACAACTAATGAAGAACTACAAAGTACAAATGAAGAGTTACAAACTGCATATTCTGAATTAAGAGTTTTATATGAAGATAAGGACAAAAGAGCAAAACAACTTGAAGAATTAACTTCTAAATTAGGAAATAAAACAGAAGAGTATAGAAAACAAAAAGAGATTACAGAATTAATTTTAAATACAGCTCCCATTGCAATAACAATGGTTGATAATCATGGAAAACTAACTTTTGCTAATGATTTTGCACTGGAATTATTTGATATAAGTAAGAGTGAAATTTTAAATAGAACCTACGATAGTAAAGAATGGAAAATTAAAACTTTTTCAGGGGAGGATTTTTTAGAAGAAGAACTGCCTTTTTTTGTTATAAAAAGAACATTTGAACCCATTTATAATGTAAACCAATCAATACAAAGAGGAAATAAAAGAATTTTCTTATCAGTAAGTGGTTCTCCTCAATTTGATTTTGATGGGAATTTCCAAGGCGCAGTATTTTGTATAGAAAATTTAACAGAAAACCATACCTTACAAAATAATATTAGCCAATATGAACAAAGATTAAGTCATAAAAATAAAAACTTATTTGAAAATAGTAGTTTAAGTCTTTTTGAGACATCTTTATTAGATATTAATTCAAGTATTAGAAATCTTTTAGGGGAACTTTCTTTACAGTTAAATAGTATAGAAGGAAATGAAAAAGAACTTACTTTAGGCAATAAAAAAATAAATCTTATTTCATCAATATTGGAGGAAAAAATAAACTTTTACACTAATGATATACACTTTAAAGAAGAATCCTTATTTAATAGTGTAAATAGTTTTTTAAATAGTTTTGATAATGAAATAATTTATTGTAAAAACAGAGTTAAAAATCATAGTGAAAAGATAGTTGGTGTTAAAAAACTCTATGAAAATATGTATGGTATTTTTGATTTTTATGTGAAACTTTCAACGGGACTTGGTTTGAATACTGTATCTTTAGAGTTAAGTGAAAAAGATGTTAAAGGTATTTCTTACTTAGTGATAAAGTCAAATATAAAGATAAATACAAAAGATGAAATCTCTTTTTTAAATAAACTTCTTGAGGTTTTTTCTTTCAAGTTTGATTATAGTTATAAAGAGCAATTAACTATTTCAATTCAAATTTAA